The window CGAGGCTGCTGATTTTGCGGCTTGGACTTTTGCGGGCGAGCCTACAGCATCCTATCAAATTCCTTTGAGCCTTTCGGAGGGTGCATACCGCCTAGGCCCTTCAGCTTCCAACGGGGCGGTCTTTGACGCAATGGATAAGACCCTCAGGGCATCCGCCAGGTTCGCCGTAACCCGCGCAAGTCTCAGGGATTTGGCGAGGGCCAAATTCCTTTTGGACAATCAGGGCCTCTCCCCTTCGCCATTGAGCCTTGTTTCTTCCGCCCAGGATATCCTTGCTTTCCTCGGGGCGAACCCCGGCTCTGCCGCATGGCTGGCCGACACGCTCCAGGATAATGCAAGCTCGGAAATCGCAGAATCATCCTGGTACATGGGGGAAGTCGATTATGCTTCGACCCTGGGCAACCCAGGCGGGGCTGCAACCAGCAACGGGCCTGCTGTCCTGGGCCTCAACTTCAAGGAAATCTCCGGCGGCGAATTTGTCCAGCCCGGCGCCTTTCCCCATAAGGCAAAAGTCGAAAATTTCTACCTGGCCGAAACTGAAATCACCGCCCCGGTCTGGGATCTTTTTCTGAATGAAAACCCAAAGTGGCGGCAGGAAAATACCGCAGAATTGATGAAACAGGGCCTTGTAAACTCCGATTACCTCAAAGTGGCGGAGTTTCAGGATCTGAACCGCAATCCTCCTGCGGCCGGCATTCCCGGGATCTCCTGGCACGCTGCCAGGGCATTCTGCCAATGGCTCACTGCCAAACTTCCCCCCGCCTATTCAAAATGGGAAGCCAGGCTCCCCACGGAGGCTGAATGGGAGTATGCTGCCGGGGCCGGGATTGGCATGCAGGGGGCTTATTGGGAATGGTGCGAGGATTCCTACGCACCCCTGGATTTTTTCCCCGACCCTGCATCAATTTCCAATAATTTGTCGCCTGAGAAATCGGTAAAGGGCGGCGCCTGGATTAGCCCCTCAGGCTCCGTGGCTACCGAAACCC is drawn from Leadbettera azotonutricia ZAS-9 and contains these coding sequences:
- a CDS encoding SUMF1/EgtB/PvdO family nonheme iron enzyme, whose amino-acid sequence is MPSKKPVSEEIDTTLHEEDKVHLKPFLGMRPGIYLAGIYSVLIVLILYFALLYPGISKPGSVLVVDSEPFGAAIRVDGVYMAAAPCSVFVPRGIHRVEAVLPGFEPYRVELEIKSRAFASLFAPLKLPFRAELKPLDPAAAFVNEAADFAAWTFAGEPTASYQIPLSLSEGAYRLGPSASNGAVFDAMDKTLRASARFAVTRASLRDLARAKFLLDNQGLSPSPLSLVSSAQDILAFLGANPGSAAWLADTLQDNASSEIAESSWYMGEVDYASTLGNPGGAATSNGPAVLGLNFKEISGGEFVQPGAFPHKAKVENFYLAETEITAPVWDLFLNENPKWRQENTAELMKQGLVNSDYLKVAEFQDLNRNPPAAGIPGISWHAARAFCQWLTAKLPPAYSKWEARLPTEAEWEYAAGAGIGMQGAYWEWCEDSYAPLDFFPDPASISNNLSPEKSVKGGAWISPSGSVATETRGSLPPYSCSAFVSFRPALGAKP